A genomic stretch from Chryseobacterium sp. SNU WT5 includes:
- a CDS encoding heavy-metal-associated domain-containing protein: MNQVVEINGMSCGGCIKSVEKALKTIEGVETVNVTLNPPVANLETNHSISDADLKHALSKEGHYSIAGSSEGDGAPKKSGGCGCG, translated from the coding sequence ATGAATCAAGTAGTAGAAATTAACGGCATGTCCTGCGGAGGTTGTATTAAAAGTGTAGAGAAAGCGCTGAAAACAATAGAGGGCGTAGAAACAGTGAATGTCACTCTAAATCCACCAGTAGCTAATTTAGAGACTAATCACTCCATAAGTGATGCAGACTTAAAGCATGCTTTGTCGAAAGAAGGACATTACAGTATTGCAGGGAGCTCCGAAGGTGATGGTGCACCAAAAAAATCTGGTGGCTGTGGTTGTGGCTAA
- a CDS encoding DUF5676 family membrane protein, with the protein MYKLNVKKLGFALGLTGAIIYLGCMLVMVTAGKEGAIIFFNSLLHGLDVTTIIRMNVSLPEALLGILQTFILGFIVGAFIAAFYNAQIKTHDIKSAESF; encoded by the coding sequence AAAAACTGGGATTTGCTTTAGGGCTAACAGGTGCAATTATTTATTTGGGTTGTATGTTGGTGATGGTTACCGCCGGAAAAGAAGGTGCAATAATTTTTTTCAATAGTTTGTTGCACGGCCTGGATGTTACGACCATTATTAGAATGAATGTGTCTTTACCGGAAGCCTTACTTGGAATCTTACAAACATTTATTTTAGGATTTATTGTGGGTGCTTTCATTGCGGCTTTTTACAACGCGCAGATCAAAACACACGATATAAAATCAGCAGAGAGTTTTTAA
- a CDS encoding APC family permease translates to MKNSQTEKNKLSLIGSISLGTGVMIGAGIFVLMGQIAELVGDLFPIVFVAGAIVVGFSSYSYVKFSNAFPSSGGVVKFLNKSYGPGTTTGVFSLLMYVSMVVSESLVAGTFGAYTLRLFPDSFSGYASILGVLLLVTAYIINILGNKVIGATATFTAIIKVAGIALLAVAGLIVSGIADIKGDYIAKNAAELPQSFGFIAALALAILAYKGFTTITNQGGDIVNPHKNVRRSIIISIVICTFIYVTLALSVAGGLSIPEIIEAKDYALAAAAKPVFGVWGSWITILLAIIATFSGVIASVFSSSRLLGMLSSMKQVPSLKRMGNFKNPALIFTVTLAILLTMLLNLTRIASIGAIFYLIMDIAIHWGLFKHLRKEVKFQPAIPLIAIVMDVAILSAFLYIKYLSDPLILIVAAIGIVLIFIAERLFMASHTNVNGEMAMGMEDEADAEK, encoded by the coding sequence ATGAAAAATTCCCAAACCGAAAAAAACAAACTATCCCTCATAGGTTCCATTTCATTGGGAACGGGAGTGATGATTGGGGCGGGGATATTTGTATTGATGGGACAGATCGCAGAATTAGTAGGAGATTTATTTCCCATAGTTTTCGTTGCAGGTGCAATAGTGGTCGGATTTAGTTCTTATTCTTACGTGAAATTTTCAAATGCTTTTCCCTCTTCGGGAGGCGTCGTGAAATTTTTAAATAAGTCTTATGGACCCGGAACGACTACAGGCGTTTTTTCTTTGCTAATGTATGTTTCAATGGTTGTTTCAGAAAGTTTGGTAGCCGGTACTTTTGGAGCCTATACCCTTCGTTTGTTTCCAGATAGTTTTTCGGGTTACGCTTCGATTCTTGGTGTTTTACTTTTGGTGACAGCGTATATCATTAATATTTTAGGAAATAAAGTGATTGGTGCAACTGCCACCTTTACAGCAATTATAAAGGTCGCAGGTATTGCATTACTCGCTGTTGCAGGACTCATCGTTTCAGGAATTGCAGATATTAAAGGCGATTATATTGCTAAAAATGCAGCAGAACTGCCACAAAGTTTTGGTTTTATCGCGGCGTTAGCGTTGGCCATTCTTGCTTATAAAGGTTTTACCACCATTACTAATCAAGGTGGGGATATTGTAAATCCACATAAAAATGTCCGACGTTCAATAATTATCTCTATTGTGATTTGTACTTTTATTTATGTCACGTTGGCACTTTCTGTAGCGGGCGGATTAAGTATCCCCGAAATTATCGAAGCAAAAGATTATGCTTTGGCGGCTGCTGCAAAACCGGTTTTTGGAGTTTGGGGTTCCTGGATCACTATTTTACTTGCCATTATAGCAACATTTTCAGGAGTGATAGCCAGCGTTTTTTCCTCTTCCAGATTATTAGGAATGTTGAGCAGTATGAAACAGGTGCCATCATTAAAACGGATGGGAAATTTTAAAAACCCAGCACTCATCTTTACTGTGACTCTCGCTATTTTGCTCACGATGTTGCTCAATTTAACGCGAATAGCATCGATAGGAGCCATCTTTTATTTAATCATGGATATTGCAATTCACTGGGGTTTGTTTAAGCATTTGAGGAAGGAAGTGAAATTTCAACCTGCTATTCCACTAATTGCGATTGTAATGGACGTCGCCATACTTTCTGCTTTTCTCTATATAAAATATTTAAGTGATCCTTTAATATTAATTGTGGCAGCGATTGGGATTGTTTTGATATTCATTGCGGAGCGATTATTTATGGCTTCTCACACCAATGTTAACGGGGAAATGGCAATGGGAATGGAAGACGAAGCAGATGCAGAAAAATAG
- a CDS encoding HYC_CC_PP family protein, with product MKKYLAIMFTVFYFGFSSGMVYNIHYCMDKVFTSFSTSTNTCGLCGKEKMNDCCKSEIKVLKTDAAQKADISFIADAPFVAIISQVFYADFLTPVLESNQFSILVKAPPDKAELPLFISYCNFRI from the coding sequence ATGAAAAAGTATTTAGCCATAATGTTTACAGTTTTCTATTTCGGATTTTCATCCGGAATGGTTTATAATATTCATTATTGTATGGATAAGGTTTTTACATCGTTTTCAACTTCCACCAACACTTGCGGACTCTGTGGTAAAGAGAAGATGAATGACTGCTGCAAAAGTGAGATTAAAGTTTTAAAAACAGATGCCGCTCAAAAGGCAGATATTTCATTTATTGCGGACGCACCTTTTGTAGCCATCATTTCACAAGTATTCTATGCAGATTTCTTAACACCTGTTCTAGAAAGCAATCAATTTTCTATTCTAGTAAAAGCACCACCGGATAAGGCAGAATTGCCCTTATTTATTTCTTATTGTAATTTTAGAATTTAA
- a CDS encoding DUF3347 domain-containing protein, translating into MKKLIFTALFSIFSILNLSAQTTDASISKLYQNYISIKDALVTDNSDAASKAANEFIKSVSMVDYKVLSEGNLDVLRKDASTIAESRSIETQRESFAKLSANMIELAKKFKMADSSVFVLYCPMQDASWLSAQKEVKNPFYGSAMLTCGSMKSELK; encoded by the coding sequence ATGAAAAAATTAATTTTCACAGCATTATTCTCAATATTTTCAATTCTAAATTTATCAGCTCAAACGACTGATGCCTCAATATCTAAATTGTACCAGAACTATATAAGCATCAAAGATGCTTTGGTTACAGACAATTCAGACGCCGCCTCAAAAGCAGCGAACGAGTTTATAAAATCTGTCTCTATGGTAGATTATAAAGTTTTGTCGGAAGGCAATCTGGACGTACTTCGAAAAGATGCTTCCACCATTGCAGAAAGCAGAAGTATAGAAACCCAGCGGGAATCTTTTGCAAAATTATCTGCTAACATGATTGAATTGGCAAAAAAGTTTAAAATGGCAGATTCTTCTGTATTTGTACTTTATTGCCCGATGCAGGATGCCTCTTGGTTAAGCGCTCAAAAAGAAGTTAAAAATCCTTTTTATGGTAGCGCTATGCTTACTTGCGGAAGTATGAAATCAGAATTAAAATAA